ATGGCATTACTTCCATTGTGGCATAAATAACAAAAGTGATGGCAAACAGGCTGCTATTACGATTTTGTGTTACTTGAAGGCGATCAGTGCGACAGAAACCGGTGGCATGTAAAAGTTTTATTATTAGCTCTTGGTGTTGTATAAAAGTAAAGTTCTTGAAATATTTACGAGCCTTAGGGCAACACGTGCACGGTATAATCACGTAATGTATTTCATTGTAACGAGGTGTCGAAATAAAATATGTTTTCTCCTAATACACATGAATCTGCTGCACGATTTTCTCCAGTGAAAGGGAAAGGTGTGCTATATGAGGTATCTGTGACATCGTGATATCGGCAGCGGAGCACAGGCCATGTAGGGAACATAAAGAGAAGGAAGGCTGTGGAACTGTGGCCTTTGCAGCTTTCCTCTGGTTTGTGCGGGCCACCTGGACTGACGGCTCTGCGGAGCGCGAACCGTTGGCCCGCCAGAGGCAGCCTTAGTCATCAGCGTTTCCTCAGAGCCGCCAGAGCGGCGACGTCACGCCGTTTCATAACCACCGGCCATTATCGTTCGCGCGGGAAGACGAGCCGAAATCCCTGGCGAGGCGCGAGTTCGCGGAACAATCTGCCGACCAGCCAGGTCACTCGCGAGTGTGTCCGTCTACGGCAGGCCCCTCTACAGAGCAGAGGGAACGCTATTTCGTGGCATTTGTTAATCAGTTGCATCTGTTCTAATCGATAGCATTACGGAGCGGGAGACTCTGTACACTTTTATGTGCACGCTGATGGTCGCTATTGTTTCTTCTCGGCTCTTATGCAAAATACAGAATGTACGAACTGTTCTCGTTTCTTCGCAGTAGAAAAAGAAACGTTACGATTTGGCCCTAAAGACTACGCGATGCCTACCTGCTACCGTGTCACATAAGCCAAGTCGATTGGATGAATTGTGGGGAGCATATAGGGGCATAATGCTAACCCGCCGTTCTCAGCTTTCCGAATTTGGCAGCCGATGCTTCTTTACCAAATGACTAATTTTTCGTCACTAGGATTCGCAGTCATATAGAACTTCTTAAATATGCATCACCGTTGCCTTAAGCTGATAAAGTATTTGCTCACAGatgtcagatatttttaaaattttaacatgcagctaacacttttttttctggacACAACTGCCGAAAAGATACTGATACACTGTGGAGCATGGCCAAAAGAAAATTTTGTTCGCATCACGTAAACTATAATCTACATCTCAAGGTAAGATGTGGTGATAAGATAGCTACGTCCAGGAATCTGCTTGTCGTGATAAAGGGATTACACTACAAGGATAGTACCGAAGAAGTGTTTCTGGTTTTTCTCGTCAGAATGCTACTTCAAGCTATCGAATTCAACTATATGGTGAGTTATGTGGTGTCAAATTATTCCTTCGTTATAGTTTTCAAATTCGCTATTTTTTGGTAGATGATTTGTTGGTATGTGCATTTATTACTAACACacgagtgtattttatttatagtACAAGGACTTTCTTCTCAGTGACAAACACCTCGAGTATCTTCCTTAATATtatttgtctttatttttattCCAATGGTGGGTGTACCACATCGAGCAGCACAGGAACAAATGGACTTCCCAATGCATCTAGGCACGAATACATTTATGTCGAATGTGAGTATTCTAAGGTGCAGTGTGAAGAAAGCAATTGTTATCTCACATGCCTCATTCCATTAACATTTGCTTGGCGGATCTAATGTGATGTAGTGTAGTATCGCGCTTCCTAAAGAAGATCGCCTCTATTATCGTATGTATATAAACTCCTATTTACCGCGGATTCCGTGTCTAGGAAAGCGGGTGTTCGAGTAAGAGACATACAGACAACCCCGAGCTTCATTATTTTGAATTCAGAAATCCGTACTAAACAACAACAATGACAGCTTATGGAAATATCTTCTGCACTCTGAACAGTGACTTTAGAAGCAATTATTAGTCACTTTCTCTTCTCGAAATCAGATCATCCCTCATGACTGATTTAGTGTATTACTTGATGGCAAATATAAAGATGCCCTCTGTCCGGAGACTGTTCTGAACACTTCGGTACTTTAGTATCCTTGGACCTTGCTCAACTGTGACCTTTGAACCAGCTTCAAAACTAGTAATAGAGGAATCTAGTGTTTAACGCACACCCCGAATATTGAATGTTTTCACTTATACAAATCGTTTTCAGAGGTAAAATTGGTAAACAACAGAAAAAATACTAGGTCTGACTCACAACTGAACCAGAACCTTTCAATTTGTGACCTGGCCATTTTGCCACCATGTCACAGACGACTTATTGATGCGATATTTACCTCGATTTTGCGTCACCCACTCCCCCTATGAAGAGTTCATACTGCATGTGAAGACATTTCTAAAAAACGTATCTCATTATTTGATGGTGATCACTCTGTAAAGTCACAGAAAAAGTGCAGCACTAAAGGTTCTTGACTGATCGAGTTTCTCAACAAGTCTTGTTAATGTATTTCGTAGGCGGCGGCGGTAACCAGTATTGGTATTTTGCCTGTTACGATTAAGTGATGCGACATGTCATGTTCAGCTGCTCAGTTTGTGTATCTCACGGACGGGTATCTGTGAAAGAATGCTAAGAGCCTTCCAATAAGTGTCTCCGAATGGAGGAATGGCCTGGCCGTTGCGCCAGGCTAACTACTGTTGACCTCTGACTTCAAATTAAGGCACTTTATGACCCAAGGCTGAGCTATAAGGCGCGTCCCAGAGGCGCGCAGGCGCAGAGATGGGACGTGCCGGCTGAACGAGGCAGCACCCGCCTCAAACTGCGCTTTGTGTACCTGCTGGGTCGAAAATTAATGAGACCCTGCATAAATCGCCTTCCGTAGTGGTTATGTCCCGGCACGCGCAGCTAACACGCCGGGGATTTGCATATGAATGCTTCCAGGTTGCATAAACTGTAATGTGTGGATACGACCGACAAGCGAATACAATAAAGCGATGCTACATTCAACAGGAATGGCTATTCAGCAAGTGCGCTTGTTGTATTCACCTTATGGAAGGTGCACACATGCACACGCCATTTCATCGCTTTGGAATCACAGCACGGCCTGGAGATAATAACACTAGTGACACACGTTCGTTACAAAGTCGGCGTGGAGCAGACATTACAGGGGAAGGTCCGGGTTCGAATCCAGCTCTGGAAGTTTTATTGCTGCATACACTTTGCTGAAGAGGGAAAGATTAATTTTATGTACAACCCCCGTCTTCTTCCATATCATTTCTAAGGGTTCCTGTGAAGTGTGAGAAGTATTCCCACATTAAGGTTTTGTCTGACGAAGACTCATTTTCGGAAGGTTCGGTTAGTACGGGCGTTTACATGAAGAGGCGAAAGCTCTGGTTCCAGTCCCAAGCCACAAGATATTTTTAAACTTCTAAATACTCTCATTATGGGAAGAAATTTCTCAATTATTGGGCATCCATTTTCATCATCACTCTTTAAAGCTAATTTATTTTTCCAATACTGAAGGCAGGAAGTTAGGAAGTTATTTTGTTAACACACTATGGCTGTAATGTGTCGAAAGATTATTACTTTCCGAGTGTCAACAAAAAAATCGTAAAGTCCAGCTGACACTCGGCTTTCGTTTTTGATTAGGGGCAAAATATTGCTAACAGACTgttaaaaactggctctgagcactgtgggacttaacatctgtggtcatcactcccttagaacttagaactacttaaacctaactaacctaaggacatcacacacatccatgcgcgaggcaggattcgtacctgcgaccgttgcggtcgcgaggttccagactgaagcgcctagaactggtcggtcacagcggccggccgctaacAGACTGTCCTCTGGAGTCCACAAGGTAATCGTTTAATCTTCTGCAGCTTTCCACATATTTTCGAAGCATCATTATGATGATTATCAGCTTGTGGGTCCTTCACTGCAACCACTTTTCTTTGATTTATGCTGTCATCAGTTCTCGTTAATTTatgaatttttttccgtcagtaaattctattttgtttctttgccTTACCTTGTGTTTATTTCCCAAATATTTTTGCTACCTAGTATATTATTTAAAAACTTAATTTGTGTGACTAAATatagtttcattttttttaatatttggtaTGATGTTTCTTCGCTCGTTAAACTCTTTTAAAACATCTCATTCGATTCCTATTCTATCCGGGCGGTCCTCGATTGCCTGCTCCAAAGCCAAATTTCCGTCTCTTCTAGGCGCTTTCTGTTTTCAATAGTGTCCAGCTGTCACATTTTCCAAATttacatattcagaaaatatcgtctttTCTGTACTAAATCTTTTCGTTTTATGTTGAAACAACATCGGAAACgagactttttatttttattttaggctTCAGTGAGTAATCGAGCCTGACGAGTCACCCAGCAACATGAGCAGTGTAACGAAGAAATATTGATTAAATTCAACAGACCACCGGGAGTTAACTAATTGTTCTCGCTGAGATAACTGTTACTCTATTCCAGTAGTGAGTgcgggtacaaaatggttcaaatggctctgagcactataggacttaacttccgaggtcatcagtcccctagaacttagaactacttaaacctaactgacctaaggacatcacacacttccatgccggaggcaggattcgaacctgcgaccgtagcggtcgcgcggttccagactgtagtgcctagaagcgcttggccGCGGGTATAGGGCGACGACGTATCTAAAGCACACTATTTCTCGCAAAACAATGACCGGCTTTTTACACCACTGTTGCAATATTGCAGACCGCGGAGGGCTTTTGGGGCGAGGAGGGTCAGTGATCCTGTTGGGCAGAGCTCGGTAGCCGAGCAGCCTGGCGGCCCGGCGTCCCGTGCCGCGTCACTCGCGGATCTGACGCCAAGGTCGGCGCGTCACGGCTGGTGGCTGCGGCCCGCGGCCCAGTTCCGCATCCCCTTCACCCGCTTACCAGCAGCCCGGCCGTCTGGCTGGTTGGCACTCTGTTTTCGAGGCACCACCAGTGAGGGACGTTCACCTGTGCCACAGGTCTGAACTAAGGCGCTGGGGCTCCTAACCAACAGGAGAGGTGCTGACCCGATATGTTCTTCTCCTGGAACCACAGTTTTGTTTAGATATTGAGACCGCTTCCGTAACCGAATGGATAGCGTCGCTGCCTTCGGTGCGGAAgcaaccgggttcgattcccggtacctgcTCGGATTTTTCTGGTGTAGGGGGTCTGGGACGAAGTCTGCTCATCCTTGTTGGGCCAAATTAGGAGCTGCTTGAGTAAAAAAAGCCGCGACATCACCTGGATTTAACAACTGGTAATACTGAATGGAGGGACTGGCAACATACTTATCAAATTTCCCACGATCACAGATCGCTTCACGTACCACCTTTGTACACAAAAGTTGGTGAGTCGTAACAAGCCTAAGACCTAATCCGTGAATGGCGTTCACTTGTACATCACTGGGACAGTACTAACGAAGATTAGTAGGATGTTGAgtcgccggccaatgtggccgagcggttctaggcgcttcagtctggagccgcgcggccgctacggtcgcaggttcgaatcctgcctcgggcatggatgtgtgtggcgtccttaggttggttaggtttaagtagttctaagttctaggggactgatgacctcagatgttaagtcccatactgctcagagccatttgatgttgagtcccatcgttGACGAGATCCTTAGAGACTGAGCGTCAGTTCTCACTGTGGAAGAGTGAAGGCGAGAACCGGCCTTTTCCCTTCGAAATGAAGTATCCAGCTTTCAACGTTAACGGAATTAGGGAAACAATGGAGAACCGAAGTCAAAATTCAAAATCCTGTTCTCCCGAAAGTGCATCCAGTGCcataatcactgcaccacctcgctcggtagtcatTAGATATGTTACCAGTTTCGATTTCCACGACTTAATTAGATTTTCTGATcgtctgaagatggcaagaagtcgtcttgccgaaatatcgcaccttttggacgacgctacccagctgaatacccgagaaattttcaataTATGATATTGAAAAGAGATCGGTGCCAGAGGGGAAAATTTACACAGAAAAATTCATTTTACTTCACAGAAAGGAATACTCTAAGGAACCAGTGagggaatattccaacagtgaggaAACGCGTTACTTACTTTCTAGTAAAACATTACGGTTCCGTTATAGCAATCGAGACATGTATAGCTGCCCAATCACATTTATGGCGCTCGCACGCCATCTCAGGACGAAATGCAAAGGGGTCAGTGATAAGAACCCGTGGTCCACTGCACAACAGCATTCCTTTCATCATATGTTGCTGTAGACTAGTTCTTAAACCTGCACATTGCCTGCCACTTAACATCATTATTTATGATTAATGTTCGCAGTTTTCCTTCTCCAATTCAATGCTGTTTTCCGAAAATCGTCGTAGACTTTACGTTAAACCTTCTTCCTTTTTCTAAAGACAGCTGTTTCGGTTATAGTACTGAAACGGGCTGTTCCAGCTATATGTggcgtaagttcgagaacctcttgtcgacccctattcaatagtctgggaattctgacattgccctcacagtatatattttctttaatgtcgtttgttgttagcaatattagttttttcccaagagttagcagctgtcactcagttaatactaggcagaaatcaaatctgcatgtggaatgcactcccttgactcttgtgcagaaaggagtgcactattctgctgcatccattttcaataagctacgacaagaactcaaaaatcttagcagtagcccaaacgcttttaagtctaaactgaagagtttccccatggcacactccttctattctgccgaggagctcctggaagagctgaaaaattaagcaaattccagtgttacattgttggttttctttatttaaacttacgaattgtcgcctgaatacttttcttatatttcattttatctgtttctaatatcacgttataatttcatgtactgactcgttccatggccatggagacgtctctttaataaataaataaataaataaacgaaaagaTATCATCGAATGTTAATAATGACGACGGCAGGAGAGGCAGTAAGGTAATGGCGCGTGTCCGTTGTGTTGTTGCAGGTTCGTTGGACCCCGAGGAGCTGTCGCTGGAACCCTCCGCTGCTGGAACGCCCTCAGCCGCGACCGCGAGTCCCGCCCTCGTCGACGCCAAGCCGGAGGCGCGCCTCAGCCCGGAGCCGGGCACGAGCGCCGCCCCCGCGCCCTcctccgcccccgcctccgccGCCACGCCAGACGAAGAGTCGAGCAACACCGCCGGCAGCACCATGTACCCCGGATCGCAGGGCAGGGTCAGCTACAGGGGCATCTTCACGGCCACCGCGAGCGACCAGTGGCTGACCGACAAGctggcgcagcagcagcagcaacagcagcaacagcagcagcagcagcaacagttctTCGGTCTGGCGCCGCCGCAGTCGTACCCCGGCAGCCCGGCCAGCGGCGCGTACGAAGATGTGCggacccagcagcagcagcaagcggaGCTGCTGGGGCTGTCCATGGACAACCTACCGCTGAAACAGCCGCCCGGCTACCCCAGCTGCGTCAGCGACGTCTCGCAGCAGCCCGAGCTGTACGGCCGGCCGTCGGGCAAGTACCCCTGGCTGGAGCAGCAGGAGTACgccgcggcggcagcggcagcgggccCCTCCGGGCTCGTCCCCAAGCAGGAGCCGCCCACCTCCGCCGCCGCCGCGGTGGTCGCCGCCGCTGCGGCCGCCGTCTTCGGCGGCGACGTCCAGCAGCCGCCGTCGGCGCAGGGCAACGGCGGCGAGCAGGCGCAGCGCCCGTCGCAGGCGTATTCCCCTCAGGTGCAGCTCGCCGAGTACAACCCGTCCACCAGCAAGGGCCACGAGATCCTGTCGCAGGTGTACCAGCAGTCGAACGTGCCGCTCAAGCTGGTGCCGGTGAAACCGCGGAAGTACCCCAACCGGCCGAGCAAGACGCCGGTGCACGAGCGGCCGTACGCCTGCCCCGTCGAGAACTGCGACCGACGCTTCTCGCGGTCCGACGAGCTGACGAGGCACATCCGCATCCACACGGGGCAGAAGCCGTTCCAGTGCCGCATCTGCATGCGCTCCTTCTCGCGCTCCGACCACCTCACGACGCACATCCGCACGCACACGGGGGAGAAGCCCTTCAGCTGCGACGTCTGCGGCCGCAAGTTCGCGCGCTCCGACGAGAAGAAGCGGCACGCCAAGGTGCACCTCAAGCAGCGCATGAAGAAGGAGAGCAAGCTGGTGACGAGCACGTCgacggcgcagcagcagcagcagcagcaacagcaacagcagcagcagcagcagcagcagcagcaggcgctgcatcaccaccaccacctgtcGCACCACCACCACGGCCACCCGCACGGCCACCACCCCCACGCACACGGCCACGCGTCGACGAGCGGCATGCAGCAGGTGGAGGACGCTCTGGCGCTACCGGTCACGACGTCACTTTGAGCCCCACCTGCCGGCTCCGACGCcgggccaccaccaccaccaccaccgccaccatcaCGAGCCGACGGCGAAGTCGAGGCCGAGGCCGAGATCGACTCCGAACCCGAACACGAATCCGAACCCGGAGCCGAAACCGAAGGCGACCCCGAACCGAGGGCGGAGCCCGCCGCCCGCCTGTCGCCGGTTCCCACCGACTCCCCCGTCCCTCGTCTCGTCTCTTCGCCCTCTGCGTCCGTGATCCACCTCTTCTCCGACTCCGTCAACCACTTGTGGGTGTACAGGTTCAGGAGCGTCATTCTCATCGTTCTTGTCGTCGACTTGGCGGCCGACGACAACGGAAATGAGACTGAGAACGCAAACGGCGCCGCAGACGCTTAAAAACAAACGCGAGAATCTTTTCCCACCCCTTAAGCCCCCCAAAAAGTGTCGGAACCATACAAACACTTTACCGCGTTGTAATGGAGCGTATTACGCTACTCCGGAAATTCCGTGTGTAACAAACAGTTCACTCGCTTCTTTTCGTCAATTTGGAGagaagaaaatatatctgaattgaTGTTGTTGTAAATGTGTGTGTACGTGTAAACTATTATTGTTGTCGTTTCATATATGTAATGTCTATACAAGAGACTCGATGACTGTGGAGAAGTTTCCCCCTTCTTCGACGAAAACAGAGAGAGATGGGCTCGACGGAAGGCGctgtgctgcattttttttttcttttccttctcgGAAGAAccctgtggctgtgtgtgtgtgcaaaaatcGCGCCCTGCCACGGCAGTCCTATTTTTGTACAAGTTTCATTTGCTAATCGGatctttacagtttctgacacgccGTGTGTAATAATCCGTGCTTTAAGTTGTTTTAATGCCAGCCGGTTTGCGGCTTTAAcatgtatagagagagagagaaacaaaataacaaaatggcTTTAATTAATTGAGTAAGGTGAACAagtaagaaaaagaagaataagctgttgtatttacatttttgtaactgttaCATACTTGAAGTGTTGCCAAATAACAAATGTTTTATCACAAAACAACATTCCGTaaattagatttttttacacaaaaGGAAATTAgtgtccttttttattttaaagaaacaGTTGGCTAAGTGTGTATAAAAAAAGAGGTTGTTCAAATTACCTGtggttgtaaattttttaaaagtcTAAATTGATGTTGATGTGGTCGTTTTTACTAGCTACAGTCATACACGCACAGATGGTGGAGAAAGACGCATTGTTTTTTGCGAACAGGCCGGCGTAGCCGGGAACTTGCCTTATTAAAATTCTGCATTCATATCCAGAGTGTTTAGCATCAGTAGCGAGCCAAACTGTCCCCAGTCCGTGGCCACAGAGATTTTCAACTAGCGCTGTCAATGTTGTAAGTAGGAAAGGCTCTCTGTGTTTCTATCGGAATTTACCACTCCACGAGAATTACTGATCTTGCAGAGAAAACACCTACATGTTCCATGCATACCGTTAGTAGTTTGGCTCCAGTACATTGGGCTATTCACTGTTGTAAAATACATTCATTCACTTCATTTAGGTGTGCAGGTAACGTTAAGTGTTAATGATCAATTTATCACCCTTAACCCATTCTTACGCTATGTAATTAGTGCTATACCGATCCTTCTTCCGTGTCTGAGCGTCACCTATTGGAAAGTCTTCATGGTGCCTCTCAGCTACAGTGGCTAGTTACCGTTCTGTGGTCACGGACGTGCACTGCAAAATATTTCCGATCTCGTTTCGTTGGTGCATCAAACCTGCGAAAGTCGTGCATAAGTGTGTGTGAATAAGCTTGCTCCATCTGCCCCAGTCTCACAATACATGTTCGAGATGAATAACTTTCTGTTTCCATTCTGACAACAAATTATAGCTGAAATTCTTACACTCTATTTCCTTTTCTAAAGACTGCCGTAGGTTGGCAATAGCGAGCTTTAATTTGCCCCGTGtggtttctggattaattcatACTTGTACGAATGTGCGTCATGCGTGTAAACAGTTTCATGTCAATTTGCACCCCTTCACAAGCTCATGTGTGTGTTGATGAAGCTTTAACCAAAGTCGCGATGGATCTCTGCTTCTTCTCATCCCAAACACAACGATGCTAAGCAGACTGGCTATTAAAGAGAGTACAGGATAGAAGGTTAGATAGAAAAGAAAGTTTTTCGTATCGTGTTGCAGTTGTTATGGTGGAACTTTAACCACCCGAAAAAAAGAAGTGTACAAATTTTAGGCCTAAAATGCCATAGTAGCCAAATAAAAGGGATTAAAATCGtcgaaatgtgtatatatatatacatatactaaAACTGAACTGTAAATAAATTATCTCTTTAAAAGTGTAATATTGTTGACCTATTTCTTCTGACTGCTGTTACTATTGCCACACTTGGCCTCCACTACCCGTGTTTCTAACTGTTGTACAGAAAAAATCATATATTAATTCCGCGTTACGTGGTTTAATTGTTAACATGTGCTTAGTGAAGATGATGTATTTTCGTGAAAGAAATTGTGAAActtaatattttaaatgtgaacagTGTTTTATTGTCACAACACACCGAAAAATTTATGCTGCAGAAACCTCGATCCTCCTTGTCAAATAATTCTGTTACTCGTCACAATCTATGCAGGTTACTGAAATCTCTCGTGAGGCTGTTTTTATAAATGTGATATTTGGAAACGAAAGAATTGATGAATTTAAAATGAACATGTATCTATTATAAATAGTGAAACACTCACTCAAAATATTTATTTGTACATTCTCCTGTCTCTGAGCATTAGATGTACAAGTTGATGTTTTCTATATGATCACTTTAAATGGCTGTAATGTGTTGTTACAATGCGATGGGAGAATATGTtgtcaaatttaaaaaaaggaatataaatgctGAACTAAAAATATTTTCCTTGTGTTCTTAATACCCCTTAACTCCCTAAACCTCTCAGTAAAAGTTAAAAAGTTCTGATTAGAAACATTACGTGGAACAACAATGAGAACTGTGGCAAAAAAAGAGTGAATCAAAATAAATAGGGTAGGTTATAAACTGCCGAGAAACATACAAGTAAACATCTCAGATATAACATAATTTGTACTCATTGATTTAAACACACATATCACAGTAAAAGATGCGACGTACCTGATCAAAAAGCGTatcatatttcattaaaaaaatgtttaatttattgcTACAGGCAGACGTAAGATAAAATAATGTTTCACTCggtggctacacacacacacacacacacacagagcgtaTGGTAGCGACTCAATAGCCAACATGTACAGGACACGTTAGGAGAAAATAATTAACCTTACGTTATCCTTCAAGAATCAGTATGTAATGATTATTAGCTGTTAGTGGAAGGAATACTACACTTTTACATCCGGTTGATGTTAAGATCATTAGAGTCGAAACATAAGTACGGATGACTCAAGATGAGAGAAATGAACCGGCAGTCTTCTTTTCAAAAGAACAGTGGCACTATTCAGCTTTCTCAATTCGGATAAACTACAGAATACGTAAATCTGTATTTTTGGTCGGGACTTTGAACCTCTACTCTCCCATACGAACATCCCACTGTAATACCAGGCGTGAAGACAACAGCCGCAGCTGTATCATTCAACAACTTTGTGTCATCCAAACGCCTACTGAAAACCGGTGTGTATGCCACACTACACAGGAAACACAAAATAATACCAACTGAACTGGAACACAAAGAGTGAACAAGCATTATGAGAGTTCAAAATCTGCAAAATGATTCGGGAGTTCAAACTCAGACGAATTGCGGAGCAATATTCAATCATAATAAAAATCTTTGTACTAAAAACAACCAATCAAACAAA
This Schistocerca nitens isolate TAMUIC-IGC-003100 chromosome 1, iqSchNite1.1, whole genome shotgun sequence DNA region includes the following protein-coding sequences:
- the LOC126245939 gene encoding early growth response protein 4-like isoform X1, coding for MIMDGVETLAPHPPLLHPHPLFLPAESAAAAAVAAAAHHFNVLSFDCLYSGKDAVAGAAGSPSSPATAASAAASSTVPAPLAAEPAAPEPQPGDLNTPVTTSGDIPSFFGPSTVVEPPPITGSLDPEELSLEPSAAGTPSAATASPALVDAKPEARLSPEPGTSAAPAPSSAPASAATPDEESSNTAGSTMYPGSQGRVSYRGIFTATASDQWLTDKLAQQQQQQQQQQQQQQQFFGLAPPQSYPGSPASGAYEDVRTQQQQQAELLGLSMDNLPLKQPPGYPSCVSDVSQQPELYGRPSGKYPWLEQQEYAAAAAAAGPSGLVPKQEPPTSAAAAVVAAAAAAVFGGDVQQPPSAQGNGGEQAQRPSQAYSPQVQLAEYNPSTSKGHEILSQVYQQSNVPLKLVPVKPRKYPNRPSKTPVHERPYACPVENCDRRFSRSDELTRHIRIHTGQKPFQCRICMRSFSRSDHLTTHIRTHTGEKPFSCDVCGRKFARSDEKKRHAKVHLKQRMKKESKLVTSTSTAQQQQQQQQQQQQQQQQQQQALHHHHHLSHHHHGHPHGHHPHAHGHASTSGMQQVEDALALPVTTSL
- the LOC126245939 gene encoding uncharacterized protein LOC126245939 isoform X2, translating into MRRCRRFVGPRGAVAGTLRCWNALSRDRESRPRRRQAGGAPQPGAGHERRPRALLRPRLRRHARRRVEQHRRQHHVPRIAGQGQLQGHLHGHRERPVADRQAGAAAAATAATAAAAATVLRSGAAAVVPRQPGQRRVRRCADPAAAASGAAGAVHGQPTAETAARLPQLRQRRLAAARAVRPAVGQVPLAGAAGVRRGGSGSGPLRARPQAGAAHLRRRRGGRRRCGRRLRRRRPAAAVGAGQRRRAGAAPVAGVFPSGAARRVQPVHQQGPRDPVAGVPAVERAAQAGAGETAEVPQPAEQDAGARAAVRLPRRELRPTLLAVRRADEAHPHPHGAEAVPVPHLHALLLALRPPHDAHPHAHGGEALQLRRLRPQVRALRREEAARQGAPQAAHEEGEQAGDEHVDGAAAAAAATATAAAAAAAAAGAASPPPPVAPPPRPPARPPPPRTRPRVDERHAAGGGRSGATGHDVTLSPTCRLRRRATTTTTTATITSRRRSRGRGRDRLRTRTRIRTRSRNRRRPRTEGGARRPPVAGSHRLPRPSSRLFALCVRDPPLLRLRQPLVGVQVQERHSHRSCRRLGGRRQRK